One Glycine max cultivar Williams 82 chromosome 6, Glycine_max_v4.0, whole genome shotgun sequence DNA segment encodes these proteins:
- the LOC100820241 gene encoding J domain-containing protein required for chloroplast accumulation response 1 isoform X1: MERFYSSQRESLLLGYNNDYINSLIPRSSSSDSNSEVDFTDVFGGPPRRSSVNEARQTVGELSEEEGERGWCRWPPEREKPVFGEDSGNRRRHPTNKNSDFFDDIFGGEASGSVCSTPKKRVGDAFALSRVSSPLPLPPAADPVVGSLPATFSLPAKLTNGVDLPTFGSSTRNRNLSNINDGIVASNGLKPYRQSLLSQEFSNSSTSDKADKGSIMKQNISISEGSPGASNGQFHFSIYKWASKGVPMVMPLRTERNSRNKDKAKLERCSSAKEWIVSEITTQNPIEYNGSPLMNNRKQDVPTTSTPTENGSDSNQIVEQIVSAKTQSDKSSSPQTITKDVPTSSISHDAREVESSTRSTGEIGFSGKTEAAKETQKREPKPLQFLFKESDKKQDNDETITREREENRMKSSKKLSAVFDVTVNPIKQEEKTVPLRDVGRSKAISQGSVSLGENMGKGLVKGKVKEFARIFNQEAVTKPKFDSNSRSQGSTYKKREALRAKNEVEGGPEQSKKYNSATETTNISANILSHEEDISEPEIPDISFTVIGDKDESFHGSFMIQVLAQDEDEVLQNQENQEIQTIDNKIKQWSKGKEGNIRSLLSTLQYFCSSYAFQVYDQSRDYGCIRQLGQSAFSLRVSQLWDNIPALVSVLWPECGWKYVPLVDIIEGNAVKRSYQRALLCLHPDKLQQKGASSDQKYIAEKVFDILQEAWTQFNLLGAL; encoded by the exons ATGGAGCGATTTTATTCTTCTCAACGAGAGAGCCTTCTTTTAGGGTACAATAATGACTATATTAATTCTCTGATTCCGAGGTCGTCGTCCAGCGATTCGAACTCGGAGGTTGATTTCACCGACGTGTTTGGGGGGCCGCCGCGGCGGTCTTCGGTGAACGAAGCGCGGCAGACTGTGGGTGAATTGAGTGAAGAGGAAGGGGAAAGAGGTTGGTGCAGGTGGCCGCCGGAGCGGGAAAAACCGGTGTTTGGGGAGGATAGTGGAAACCGGAGGCGGCATCCCACAAACAAGAACAGTGACTTCTTCGATGATATATTCGGAGGAGAGGCATCAGGGAGCGTGTGTTCCACGCCAAAGAAGCGCGTTGGGGACGCTTTCGCGTTGTCTCGAGTGTCCAGCCCTCTGCCTCTGCCTCCTGCGGCTGATCCCGTTGTTGGCTCTCTCCCTGCAACCTTCAG CCTTCCTGCCAAATTGACAAATGGAGTGGACCTTCCAACATTTGGTTCCTCCACTAGGAATAGGAACCTCAGCAACATCAACGATGGTATTGTTGCTTCAAATGGATTAAAGCCTTATCGACAAAGTCTTCTATCACAGGAGTTTTCAAACTCCAGCACATCTGATAAAGCCGACAAAGGAAGCATTATGAAACAAAACATATCTATTAGTGAAGGTTCGCCTGGTGCTAGTAATGGCCAGTTTCATTTCTCAATTTACAAATGGGCAAGTAAAGGGGTGCCAATGGTGATGCCTCTTAGGACAGAGAGAAACTCAAGGAACAAAGATAAGGCTAAACTTGAGAGATGCTCAAGTGCTAAGGAATGGATAGTCAGTGAAATTACCACTCAAAATCCTATAGAATATAATGGTTCCCCTTTGATGAATAATAGAAAACAAGATGTGCCAACTACTTCCACACCCACTGAAAATGGATCAGATTCAAATCAGATTGTAGAACAAATAGTTTCTGCCAAAACTCAATCAGATAAATCAAGCAGTCCTCAAACTATTACTAAAGATGTTCCTACAAGTTCTATCTCGCATGACGCTAGAGAAGTAGAATCAAGTACTCGTTCTACAGGTGAGATAGGCTTCTCTGGAAAAActgaggcagcaaaggaaaCTCAGAAGCGTGAGCCCAAACCATTACAATTTCTGTTCAAAGAAAGTGATAAGAAACAAG ATAATGATGAGACGATTACAAGGGAGAGAGAAGAAAACAGGATGAAAAGCTCAAAAAAGTTGTCTGCTGTTTTCGATGTTACCGTGAATCCAattaaacaagaagaaaagacaGTTCCCTTGAGGGATGTGGGACGTAGCAAAGCCATTTCCCAGGGTTCGGTAAGCTTAGGTGAGAATATGGGGAAAGGCCTAGTGAAAGGAAAGGTCAAGGAATTCGCTCGAATTTTCAACCAAGAAGCTGTAACAAAACCCAAATTTGACTCCAACTCTCGATCTCAGGGTTCTACATACAAGAAGAGAGAGGCTTTAAGGGCAAAGAATGAA GTGGAAGGTGGTCCAGAACAATCCAAGAAGTATAACTCTGCCACAGAGACCACAAACATCTCTGCTAACATTTTGTCTCATGAAGAAGATATATCAGAACCAG AAATTCCTGATATATCATTTACTGTTATTGGAGATAAAGACGAGTCCTTCCATGGGAGTTTCATG ATACAAGTATTAGCCCAAGATGAAGATGAGGTCTTACAaaaccaagaaaatcaagaaatCCAG ACGATTGACAACAAGATAAAACAATGGTCTAAAGGGAAGGAAGGAAACATACGCTCCCTGCTATCGACATTACAatat TTCTGTAGCAGTTATGCATTCCAAGTATATGATCAAAGTAGGGATTATGGGTGTATTAGGCAGCTTGGACAAAGTGCATTCTCTTTGAGAGTTTCTCAACTCTGGGATAACATTCCTGCTCTAGTTTCC GTACTTTGGCCGGAGTGTGGATGGAAGTATGTGCCTCTTGTTGATATAATCGAAGGGAACGCAGTGAAAAGATCTTATCAAAGAGCTTTACTCTGTCTGCATCCAGATAAGTTGCAGCAAAAGGGTGCTTCTTcagaccaaaaatatattgcaGAAAAAGTTTTTGATATTTTACAG GAGGCATGGACTCAATTCAATTTGCTCGGTGCACTCTAA
- the LOC100820241 gene encoding J domain-containing protein required for chloroplast accumulation response 1 isoform X6 has product MERFYSSQRESLLLGYNNDYINSLIPRSSSSDSNSEVDFTDVFGGPPRRSSVNEARQTVGELSEEEGERGWCRWPPEREKPVFGEDSGNRRRHPTNKNSDFFDDIFGGEASGSVCSTPKKRVGDAFALSRVSSPLPLPPAADPVVGSLPATFSLPAKLTNGVDLPTFGSSTRNRNLSNINDGIVASNGLKPYRQSLLSQEFSNSSTSDKADKGSIMKQNISISEGSPGASNGQFHFSIYKWASKGVPMVMPLRTERNSRNKDKAKLERCSSAKEWIVSEITTQNPIEYNGSPLMNNRKQDVPTTSTPTENGSDSNQIVEQIVSAKTQSDKSSSPQTITKDVPTSSISHDAREVESSTRSTGEIGFSGKTEAAKETQKREPKPLQFLFKESDKKQDNDETITREREENRMKSSKKLSAVFDVTVNPIKQEEKTVPLRDVGRSKAISQGSVSLGENMGKGLVKGKVKEFARIFNQEAVTKPKFDSNSRSQGSTYKKREALRAKNEVEGGPEQSKKYNSATETTNISANILSHEEDISEPEIPDISFTVIGDKDESFHGSFMIQVLAQDEDEVLQNQENQEIQTIDNKIKQWSKGKEGNIRSLLSTLQYVLWPECGWKYVPLVDIIEGNAVKRSYQRALLCLHPDKLQQKGASSDQKYIAEKVFDILQEAWTQFNLLGAL; this is encoded by the exons ATGGAGCGATTTTATTCTTCTCAACGAGAGAGCCTTCTTTTAGGGTACAATAATGACTATATTAATTCTCTGATTCCGAGGTCGTCGTCCAGCGATTCGAACTCGGAGGTTGATTTCACCGACGTGTTTGGGGGGCCGCCGCGGCGGTCTTCGGTGAACGAAGCGCGGCAGACTGTGGGTGAATTGAGTGAAGAGGAAGGGGAAAGAGGTTGGTGCAGGTGGCCGCCGGAGCGGGAAAAACCGGTGTTTGGGGAGGATAGTGGAAACCGGAGGCGGCATCCCACAAACAAGAACAGTGACTTCTTCGATGATATATTCGGAGGAGAGGCATCAGGGAGCGTGTGTTCCACGCCAAAGAAGCGCGTTGGGGACGCTTTCGCGTTGTCTCGAGTGTCCAGCCCTCTGCCTCTGCCTCCTGCGGCTGATCCCGTTGTTGGCTCTCTCCCTGCAACCTTCAG CCTTCCTGCCAAATTGACAAATGGAGTGGACCTTCCAACATTTGGTTCCTCCACTAGGAATAGGAACCTCAGCAACATCAACGATGGTATTGTTGCTTCAAATGGATTAAAGCCTTATCGACAAAGTCTTCTATCACAGGAGTTTTCAAACTCCAGCACATCTGATAAAGCCGACAAAGGAAGCATTATGAAACAAAACATATCTATTAGTGAAGGTTCGCCTGGTGCTAGTAATGGCCAGTTTCATTTCTCAATTTACAAATGGGCAAGTAAAGGGGTGCCAATGGTGATGCCTCTTAGGACAGAGAGAAACTCAAGGAACAAAGATAAGGCTAAACTTGAGAGATGCTCAAGTGCTAAGGAATGGATAGTCAGTGAAATTACCACTCAAAATCCTATAGAATATAATGGTTCCCCTTTGATGAATAATAGAAAACAAGATGTGCCAACTACTTCCACACCCACTGAAAATGGATCAGATTCAAATCAGATTGTAGAACAAATAGTTTCTGCCAAAACTCAATCAGATAAATCAAGCAGTCCTCAAACTATTACTAAAGATGTTCCTACAAGTTCTATCTCGCATGACGCTAGAGAAGTAGAATCAAGTACTCGTTCTACAGGTGAGATAGGCTTCTCTGGAAAAActgaggcagcaaaggaaaCTCAGAAGCGTGAGCCCAAACCATTACAATTTCTGTTCAAAGAAAGTGATAAGAAACAAG ATAATGATGAGACGATTACAAGGGAGAGAGAAGAAAACAGGATGAAAAGCTCAAAAAAGTTGTCTGCTGTTTTCGATGTTACCGTGAATCCAattaaacaagaagaaaagacaGTTCCCTTGAGGGATGTGGGACGTAGCAAAGCCATTTCCCAGGGTTCGGTAAGCTTAGGTGAGAATATGGGGAAAGGCCTAGTGAAAGGAAAGGTCAAGGAATTCGCTCGAATTTTCAACCAAGAAGCTGTAACAAAACCCAAATTTGACTCCAACTCTCGATCTCAGGGTTCTACATACAAGAAGAGAGAGGCTTTAAGGGCAAAGAATGAA GTGGAAGGTGGTCCAGAACAATCCAAGAAGTATAACTCTGCCACAGAGACCACAAACATCTCTGCTAACATTTTGTCTCATGAAGAAGATATATCAGAACCAG AAATTCCTGATATATCATTTACTGTTATTGGAGATAAAGACGAGTCCTTCCATGGGAGTTTCATG ATACAAGTATTAGCCCAAGATGAAGATGAGGTCTTACAaaaccaagaaaatcaagaaatCCAG ACGATTGACAACAAGATAAAACAATGGTCTAAAGGGAAGGAAGGAAACATACGCTCCCTGCTATCGACATTACAatat GTACTTTGGCCGGAGTGTGGATGGAAGTATGTGCCTCTTGTTGATATAATCGAAGGGAACGCAGTGAAAAGATCTTATCAAAGAGCTTTACTCTGTCTGCATCCAGATAAGTTGCAGCAAAAGGGTGCTTCTTcagaccaaaaatatattgcaGAAAAAGTTTTTGATATTTTACAG GAGGCATGGACTCAATTCAATTTGCTCGGTGCACTCTAA
- the LOC100820241 gene encoding J domain-containing protein required for chloroplast accumulation response 1 isoform X7 — MERFYSSQRESLLLGYNNDYINSLIPRSSSSDSNSEVDFTDVFGGPPRRSSVNEARQTVGELSEEEGERGWCRWPPEREKPVFGEDSGNRRRHPTNKNSDFFDDIFGGEASGSVCSTPKKRVGDAFALSRVSSPLPLPPAADPVVGSLPATFSLPAKLTNGVDLPTFGSSTRNRNLSNINDGIVASNGLKPYRQSLLSQEFSNSSTSDKADKGSIMKQNISISEGSPGASNGQFHFSIYKWASKGVPMVMPLRTERNSRNKDKAKLERCSSAKEWIVSEITTQNPIEYNGSPLMNNRKQDVPTTSTPTENGSDSNQIVEQIVSAKTQSDKSSSPQTITKDVPTSSISHDAREVESSTRSTGEIGFSGKTEAAKETQKREPKPLQFLFKESDKKQDNDETITREREENRMKSSKKLSAVFDVTVNPIKQEEKTVPLRDVGRSKAISQGSVSLGENMGKGLVKGKVKEFARIFNQEAVTKPKFDSNSRSQGSTYKKREALRAKNEVEGGPEQSKKYNSATETTNISANILSHEEDISEPEIPDISFTVIGDKDESFHGSFMIQVLAQDEDEVLQNQENQEIQTIDNKIKQWSKGKEGNIRSLLSTLQYVLWPECGWKYVPLVDIIEGNAVKRSYQRALLCLHPDKLQQKGASSDQKYIAEKVFDILQVYSSNLPNN, encoded by the exons ATGGAGCGATTTTATTCTTCTCAACGAGAGAGCCTTCTTTTAGGGTACAATAATGACTATATTAATTCTCTGATTCCGAGGTCGTCGTCCAGCGATTCGAACTCGGAGGTTGATTTCACCGACGTGTTTGGGGGGCCGCCGCGGCGGTCTTCGGTGAACGAAGCGCGGCAGACTGTGGGTGAATTGAGTGAAGAGGAAGGGGAAAGAGGTTGGTGCAGGTGGCCGCCGGAGCGGGAAAAACCGGTGTTTGGGGAGGATAGTGGAAACCGGAGGCGGCATCCCACAAACAAGAACAGTGACTTCTTCGATGATATATTCGGAGGAGAGGCATCAGGGAGCGTGTGTTCCACGCCAAAGAAGCGCGTTGGGGACGCTTTCGCGTTGTCTCGAGTGTCCAGCCCTCTGCCTCTGCCTCCTGCGGCTGATCCCGTTGTTGGCTCTCTCCCTGCAACCTTCAG CCTTCCTGCCAAATTGACAAATGGAGTGGACCTTCCAACATTTGGTTCCTCCACTAGGAATAGGAACCTCAGCAACATCAACGATGGTATTGTTGCTTCAAATGGATTAAAGCCTTATCGACAAAGTCTTCTATCACAGGAGTTTTCAAACTCCAGCACATCTGATAAAGCCGACAAAGGAAGCATTATGAAACAAAACATATCTATTAGTGAAGGTTCGCCTGGTGCTAGTAATGGCCAGTTTCATTTCTCAATTTACAAATGGGCAAGTAAAGGGGTGCCAATGGTGATGCCTCTTAGGACAGAGAGAAACTCAAGGAACAAAGATAAGGCTAAACTTGAGAGATGCTCAAGTGCTAAGGAATGGATAGTCAGTGAAATTACCACTCAAAATCCTATAGAATATAATGGTTCCCCTTTGATGAATAATAGAAAACAAGATGTGCCAACTACTTCCACACCCACTGAAAATGGATCAGATTCAAATCAGATTGTAGAACAAATAGTTTCTGCCAAAACTCAATCAGATAAATCAAGCAGTCCTCAAACTATTACTAAAGATGTTCCTACAAGTTCTATCTCGCATGACGCTAGAGAAGTAGAATCAAGTACTCGTTCTACAGGTGAGATAGGCTTCTCTGGAAAAActgaggcagcaaaggaaaCTCAGAAGCGTGAGCCCAAACCATTACAATTTCTGTTCAAAGAAAGTGATAAGAAACAAG ATAATGATGAGACGATTACAAGGGAGAGAGAAGAAAACAGGATGAAAAGCTCAAAAAAGTTGTCTGCTGTTTTCGATGTTACCGTGAATCCAattaaacaagaagaaaagacaGTTCCCTTGAGGGATGTGGGACGTAGCAAAGCCATTTCCCAGGGTTCGGTAAGCTTAGGTGAGAATATGGGGAAAGGCCTAGTGAAAGGAAAGGTCAAGGAATTCGCTCGAATTTTCAACCAAGAAGCTGTAACAAAACCCAAATTTGACTCCAACTCTCGATCTCAGGGTTCTACATACAAGAAGAGAGAGGCTTTAAGGGCAAAGAATGAA GTGGAAGGTGGTCCAGAACAATCCAAGAAGTATAACTCTGCCACAGAGACCACAAACATCTCTGCTAACATTTTGTCTCATGAAGAAGATATATCAGAACCAG AAATTCCTGATATATCATTTACTGTTATTGGAGATAAAGACGAGTCCTTCCATGGGAGTTTCATG ATACAAGTATTAGCCCAAGATGAAGATGAGGTCTTACAaaaccaagaaaatcaagaaatCCAG ACGATTGACAACAAGATAAAACAATGGTCTAAAGGGAAGGAAGGAAACATACGCTCCCTGCTATCGACATTACAatat GTACTTTGGCCGGAGTGTGGATGGAAGTATGTGCCTCTTGTTGATATAATCGAAGGGAACGCAGTGAAAAGATCTTATCAAAGAGCTTTACTCTGTCTGCATCCAGATAAGTTGCAGCAAAAGGGTGCTTCTTcagaccaaaaatatattgcaGAAAAAGTTTTTGATATTTTACAG GTGTACTCCTCGAACCTCCCCAACAATTAG
- the LOC100820241 gene encoding J domain-containing protein required for chloroplast accumulation response 1 isoform X9, producing MERFYSSQRESLLLGYNNDYINSLIPRSSSSDSNSEVDFTDVFGGPPRRSSVNEARQTVGELSEEEGERGWCRWPPEREKPVFGEDSGNRRRHPTNKNSDFFDDIFGGEASGSVCSTPKKRVGDAFALSRVSSPLPLPPAADPVVGSLPATFSLPAKLTNGVDLPTFGSSTRNRNLSNINDGIVASNGLKPYRQSLLSQEFSNSSTSDKADKGSIMKQNISISEGSPGASNGQFHFSIYKWASKGVPMVMPLRTERNSRNKDKAKLERCSSAKEWIVSEITTQNPIEYNGSPLMNNRKQDVPTTSTPTENGSDSNQIVEQIVSAKTQSDKSSSPQTITKDVPTSSISHDAREVESSTRSTGEIGFSGKTEAAKETQKREPKPLQFLFKESDKKQDNDETITREREENRMKSSKKLSAVFDVTVNPIKQEEKTVPLRDVGRSKAISQGSVSLGENMGKGLVKGKVKEFARIFNQEAVTKPKFDSNSRSQGSTYKKREALRAKNEVEGGPEQSKKYNSATETTNISANILSHEEDISEPEIPDISFTVIGDKDESFHGSFMIQVLAQDEDEVLQNQENQEIQTIDNKIKQWSKGKEGNIRSLLSTLQYVLWPECGWKYVPLVDIIEGNAVKRSYQRALLCLHPDKLQQKGASSDQKYIAEKVFDILQEQ from the exons ATGGAGCGATTTTATTCTTCTCAACGAGAGAGCCTTCTTTTAGGGTACAATAATGACTATATTAATTCTCTGATTCCGAGGTCGTCGTCCAGCGATTCGAACTCGGAGGTTGATTTCACCGACGTGTTTGGGGGGCCGCCGCGGCGGTCTTCGGTGAACGAAGCGCGGCAGACTGTGGGTGAATTGAGTGAAGAGGAAGGGGAAAGAGGTTGGTGCAGGTGGCCGCCGGAGCGGGAAAAACCGGTGTTTGGGGAGGATAGTGGAAACCGGAGGCGGCATCCCACAAACAAGAACAGTGACTTCTTCGATGATATATTCGGAGGAGAGGCATCAGGGAGCGTGTGTTCCACGCCAAAGAAGCGCGTTGGGGACGCTTTCGCGTTGTCTCGAGTGTCCAGCCCTCTGCCTCTGCCTCCTGCGGCTGATCCCGTTGTTGGCTCTCTCCCTGCAACCTTCAG CCTTCCTGCCAAATTGACAAATGGAGTGGACCTTCCAACATTTGGTTCCTCCACTAGGAATAGGAACCTCAGCAACATCAACGATGGTATTGTTGCTTCAAATGGATTAAAGCCTTATCGACAAAGTCTTCTATCACAGGAGTTTTCAAACTCCAGCACATCTGATAAAGCCGACAAAGGAAGCATTATGAAACAAAACATATCTATTAGTGAAGGTTCGCCTGGTGCTAGTAATGGCCAGTTTCATTTCTCAATTTACAAATGGGCAAGTAAAGGGGTGCCAATGGTGATGCCTCTTAGGACAGAGAGAAACTCAAGGAACAAAGATAAGGCTAAACTTGAGAGATGCTCAAGTGCTAAGGAATGGATAGTCAGTGAAATTACCACTCAAAATCCTATAGAATATAATGGTTCCCCTTTGATGAATAATAGAAAACAAGATGTGCCAACTACTTCCACACCCACTGAAAATGGATCAGATTCAAATCAGATTGTAGAACAAATAGTTTCTGCCAAAACTCAATCAGATAAATCAAGCAGTCCTCAAACTATTACTAAAGATGTTCCTACAAGTTCTATCTCGCATGACGCTAGAGAAGTAGAATCAAGTACTCGTTCTACAGGTGAGATAGGCTTCTCTGGAAAAActgaggcagcaaaggaaaCTCAGAAGCGTGAGCCCAAACCATTACAATTTCTGTTCAAAGAAAGTGATAAGAAACAAG ATAATGATGAGACGATTACAAGGGAGAGAGAAGAAAACAGGATGAAAAGCTCAAAAAAGTTGTCTGCTGTTTTCGATGTTACCGTGAATCCAattaaacaagaagaaaagacaGTTCCCTTGAGGGATGTGGGACGTAGCAAAGCCATTTCCCAGGGTTCGGTAAGCTTAGGTGAGAATATGGGGAAAGGCCTAGTGAAAGGAAAGGTCAAGGAATTCGCTCGAATTTTCAACCAAGAAGCTGTAACAAAACCCAAATTTGACTCCAACTCTCGATCTCAGGGTTCTACATACAAGAAGAGAGAGGCTTTAAGGGCAAAGAATGAA GTGGAAGGTGGTCCAGAACAATCCAAGAAGTATAACTCTGCCACAGAGACCACAAACATCTCTGCTAACATTTTGTCTCATGAAGAAGATATATCAGAACCAG AAATTCCTGATATATCATTTACTGTTATTGGAGATAAAGACGAGTCCTTCCATGGGAGTTTCATG ATACAAGTATTAGCCCAAGATGAAGATGAGGTCTTACAaaaccaagaaaatcaagaaatCCAG ACGATTGACAACAAGATAAAACAATGGTCTAAAGGGAAGGAAGGAAACATACGCTCCCTGCTATCGACATTACAatat GTACTTTGGCCGGAGTGTGGATGGAAGTATGTGCCTCTTGTTGATATAATCGAAGGGAACGCAGTGAAAAGATCTTATCAAAGAGCTTTACTCTGTCTGCATCCAGATAAGTTGCAGCAAAAGGGTGCTTCTTcagaccaaaaatatattgcaGAAAAAGTTTTTGATATTTTACAG GAACAATGA
- the LOC100820241 gene encoding J domain-containing protein required for chloroplast accumulation response 1 isoform X3 has protein sequence MERFYSSQRESLLLGYNNDYINSLIPRSSSSDSNSEVDFTDVFGGPPRRSSVNEARQTVGELSEEEGERGWCRWPPEREKPVFGEDSGNRRRHPTNKNSDFFDDIFGGEASGSVCSTPKKRVGDAFALSRVSSPLPLPPAADPVVGSLPATFSLPAKLTNGVDLPTFGSSTRNRNLSNINDGIVASNGLKPYRQSLLSQEFSNSSTSDKADKGSIMKQNISISEGSPGASNGQFHFSIYKWASKGVPMVMPLRTERNSRNKDKAKLERCSSAKEWIVSEITTQNPIEYNGSPLMNNRKQDVPTTSTPTENGSDSNQIVEQIVSAKTQSDKSSSPQTITKDVPTSSISHDAREVESSTRSTGEIGFSGKTEAAKETQKREPKPLQFLFKESDKKQDNDETITREREENRMKSSKKLSAVFDVTVNPIKQEEKTVPLRDVGRSKAISQGSVSLGENMGKGLVKGKVKEFARIFNQEAVTKPKFDSNSRSQGSTYKKREALRAKNEVEGGPEQSKKYNSATETTNISANILSHEEDISEPEIPDISFTVIGDKDESFHGSFMIQVLAQDEDEVLQNQENQEIQTIDNKIKQWSKGKEGNIRSLLSTLQYFCSSYAFQVYDQSRDYGCIRQLGQSAFSLRVSQLWDNIPALVSVLWPECGWKYVPLVDIIEGNAVKRSYQRALLCLHPDKLQQKGASSDQKYIAEKVFDILQCEVKSHIR, from the exons ATGGAGCGATTTTATTCTTCTCAACGAGAGAGCCTTCTTTTAGGGTACAATAATGACTATATTAATTCTCTGATTCCGAGGTCGTCGTCCAGCGATTCGAACTCGGAGGTTGATTTCACCGACGTGTTTGGGGGGCCGCCGCGGCGGTCTTCGGTGAACGAAGCGCGGCAGACTGTGGGTGAATTGAGTGAAGAGGAAGGGGAAAGAGGTTGGTGCAGGTGGCCGCCGGAGCGGGAAAAACCGGTGTTTGGGGAGGATAGTGGAAACCGGAGGCGGCATCCCACAAACAAGAACAGTGACTTCTTCGATGATATATTCGGAGGAGAGGCATCAGGGAGCGTGTGTTCCACGCCAAAGAAGCGCGTTGGGGACGCTTTCGCGTTGTCTCGAGTGTCCAGCCCTCTGCCTCTGCCTCCTGCGGCTGATCCCGTTGTTGGCTCTCTCCCTGCAACCTTCAG CCTTCCTGCCAAATTGACAAATGGAGTGGACCTTCCAACATTTGGTTCCTCCACTAGGAATAGGAACCTCAGCAACATCAACGATGGTATTGTTGCTTCAAATGGATTAAAGCCTTATCGACAAAGTCTTCTATCACAGGAGTTTTCAAACTCCAGCACATCTGATAAAGCCGACAAAGGAAGCATTATGAAACAAAACATATCTATTAGTGAAGGTTCGCCTGGTGCTAGTAATGGCCAGTTTCATTTCTCAATTTACAAATGGGCAAGTAAAGGGGTGCCAATGGTGATGCCTCTTAGGACAGAGAGAAACTCAAGGAACAAAGATAAGGCTAAACTTGAGAGATGCTCAAGTGCTAAGGAATGGATAGTCAGTGAAATTACCACTCAAAATCCTATAGAATATAATGGTTCCCCTTTGATGAATAATAGAAAACAAGATGTGCCAACTACTTCCACACCCACTGAAAATGGATCAGATTCAAATCAGATTGTAGAACAAATAGTTTCTGCCAAAACTCAATCAGATAAATCAAGCAGTCCTCAAACTATTACTAAAGATGTTCCTACAAGTTCTATCTCGCATGACGCTAGAGAAGTAGAATCAAGTACTCGTTCTACAGGTGAGATAGGCTTCTCTGGAAAAActgaggcagcaaaggaaaCTCAGAAGCGTGAGCCCAAACCATTACAATTTCTGTTCAAAGAAAGTGATAAGAAACAAG ATAATGATGAGACGATTACAAGGGAGAGAGAAGAAAACAGGATGAAAAGCTCAAAAAAGTTGTCTGCTGTTTTCGATGTTACCGTGAATCCAattaaacaagaagaaaagacaGTTCCCTTGAGGGATGTGGGACGTAGCAAAGCCATTTCCCAGGGTTCGGTAAGCTTAGGTGAGAATATGGGGAAAGGCCTAGTGAAAGGAAAGGTCAAGGAATTCGCTCGAATTTTCAACCAAGAAGCTGTAACAAAACCCAAATTTGACTCCAACTCTCGATCTCAGGGTTCTACATACAAGAAGAGAGAGGCTTTAAGGGCAAAGAATGAA GTGGAAGGTGGTCCAGAACAATCCAAGAAGTATAACTCTGCCACAGAGACCACAAACATCTCTGCTAACATTTTGTCTCATGAAGAAGATATATCAGAACCAG AAATTCCTGATATATCATTTACTGTTATTGGAGATAAAGACGAGTCCTTCCATGGGAGTTTCATG ATACAAGTATTAGCCCAAGATGAAGATGAGGTCTTACAaaaccaagaaaatcaagaaatCCAG ACGATTGACAACAAGATAAAACAATGGTCTAAAGGGAAGGAAGGAAACATACGCTCCCTGCTATCGACATTACAatat TTCTGTAGCAGTTATGCATTCCAAGTATATGATCAAAGTAGGGATTATGGGTGTATTAGGCAGCTTGGACAAAGTGCATTCTCTTTGAGAGTTTCTCAACTCTGGGATAACATTCCTGCTCTAGTTTCC GTACTTTGGCCGGAGTGTGGATGGAAGTATGTGCCTCTTGTTGATATAATCGAAGGGAACGCAGTGAAAAGATCTTATCAAAGAGCTTTACTCTGTCTGCATCCAGATAAGTTGCAGCAAAAGGGTGCTTCTTcagaccaaaaatatattgcaGAAAAAGTTTTTGATATTTTACAG tgtgaggtgaagtctcacatccggtag